The following are from one region of the Nicotiana tomentosiformis chromosome 7, ASM39032v3, whole genome shotgun sequence genome:
- the LOC138896284 gene encoding uncharacterized protein, translating into MTARATPADTPVAPSQERVPDVVDPVGQAQAPAVPIVIPGILESSGVSFTTLQFSGAAFRWWEAYERHRPVSATTLICQEFSILFLEKFVPQSRREELRRSFEKVRQDSMSVTQYEMKFLELARHAIWLVLTDRERIISQERGEREAKRPQGSGGFGGVPSRGKSYHHRGRPYIPAQTTRPAHRGTSAIHGSYSPHSGQSSFSALPAQSSRHASSAQASIGSSSGYLEQQFRHRRGCFECEDFSHIKSDCPRLLSGALQ; encoded by the exons ATGACAGCTAGAGCAACACCTGCAGATACACCAGTTGCCCCATCTCAGGAGCGGGTTCCAGATGTAGTTGATCCAGTGGGGcaagctcaggcaccagctgtgcccattgtgattccag gtattctagagagtagtggggtctcgttcactactcttcagttttctggggctgccttcagatggtgggaggcttatgagaggcacagGCCGGTCAGTGCAACAACACTTATATGTCAGGAGTTCTCCATtcttttcttggagaagttcgtccCGCAGTCTCGTAGGGAGGAGTTGCGCAGATCTTTTGAGAAGGTTCGACAAGATagtatgtctgtgacccagtacgagatgaagTTTTTAGAGTTAGCTCGTCACGCAATTTGGTTGGTTCTCACTGATCGGGAGAGGATCATAAG CCAAGAGcggggtgagagggaggccaagaggcctcaaggtTCGGGCGGTTTTGGTGGTGTACCTTCTAGGGGGAAGTCCTACCAccacaggggtcgtccttatataCCCGCTCAGacgactcgtccagctcatcgtggcacATCAGCTATCCATGGTTCTTACAGTCCTCattcaggccagtcttcattcagtgcactaccagcacagagttctcgccatgcctcgtccgctcaggcttctatagGTAGTTCCTCGGGTTATCTAGAGCAGCAGTTCCGCcataggaggggttgtttcgagtgcgaagACTTTAGTCATATCAAGAGCGATTGCCCTAGGTTATTGAGTGGGGCTCTACAATAG